In Taeniopygia guttata chromosome Z, bTaeGut7.mat, whole genome shotgun sequence, one genomic interval encodes:
- the LOC115491050 gene encoding uncharacterized protein: MAVQSLALRFLLALTSLLSAHGQEELFNIQIVPQGTEMCQRPLWDSRLHLAPDQVNYKKNEEVMLSCPEGFQPSFTHVKCSSEVQSFIGGKPVYREVWTVRNSRGAWVRIQSRVECSEVLQVDPETFEISSTSIKLKWTCRFPDACQGMRAMCRLAAPSSPPCEAEEVNGEQMLHGQEGTFTCSPLQPFTEYSVTIDLPPNTTLFSWLFTTEETVPDKPEQLWLDPDRGSLRWSSLPSCNGEIIGYQLSITARNAGDSSVLETERLRLNGSVTELRLPEHSPGSSYAVTIRAVTAAGAGAALMREFHGNNSSDTPRPQGIRCRSARDIAPSQGTAVLPLRPIARGSEAAREHQLIVATTHDGSLVESICSGQPRLSNTSVYLAAVLNLTAPTDFVLGDGSRGQGRHNAALRPGRDYTALLRLGRLSPQAEKFTCVCYSFSVVAEQTVGQWHGIVIGLVVLLAVLLVAAVILWLVLSRKRKYLPNKTKEDN, translated from the exons ATGGCCGTCCAATCACTGGCTCTGAGGTTTCTCCTGGCCCTTACATCTCTATTGTCAGCACATGGCCAGGAAGAACTTTTCAACATCCAGATAGTGCCCCAGGGAACAG AAATGTGCCAAAGGCCCTTGTGGGACTCCAGACTCCACCTGGCACCGGACCAGGTGAATTATAAGAAGAATGAAGAAGTAATGCTGAGCTGCCCTGAAGGTTTCCAGCCATCCTTCACCCATGTTAAATGTTCAAGCGAAGTCCAGTCCTTCATTGGTGGGAAACCTGTATACAGAGAGGTCTGGACTGTAAGAAACTCCAGAGGTGCCTGGGTCCGCATTCAGTCCAGAGTGGAGTGCAGTG AAGTGCTCCAGGTTGACCCTGAGACCTTTGAGATTTCCAGCACCAGCATCAAACTGAAATGGACCTGCAGGTTCCCTGATGCCTGCCAGGGCATGAGGGCCATGTGCCGGCTGGCAGcaccttcctcccctccctgtgAGGCTGAGGAAGTGAATGGAGAGCAGATGTTACATGGCCAGGAGGGAACATTCACCTGCTCCCCTTTGCAGCCCTTCACTGAGTACAGTGTCACCATCGACTTGCCTCCCAACACAACCCTGTTCTCATGGTTGTTCACCACAGAGGAAACAG tgccGGACAAACcggagcagctgtggctggatCCTGACAGGGGATCTCTCAGGTGGAGCTCGCTGCCCTCCTGCAATGGGGAGATCATCGGATACCAG CTGAGCATCACAGCCAGGAATGCAGGGGACAGCAGCGTGCTGGAGACGGAGCGGCTGCGGCTCAATGGCTCCGTCACCGAGCTCCGGCTGCcggagcacagccctggcagcagctacGCCGTGACGATCCGGGCAGTGACGGCTGCTGGAGCCGGGGCTGCGTTGATGAGGGAGTTTCACGGCAACAACAGCTCCG ACACCCCGCGCCCCCAGGGCATCCGCTGCCGCAGCGCCCGCGACATCGCCCCGTCGCAAGGGACGGCCGTGCTTCCCCTGCGCCCCATCGCCCGTGGCTCTGAGGCCGCCAG ggagcaccaGCTGATCGTGGCCACGACGCACGACGGCTCGCTGGTCGAGAGCATCTGCTCGGGGCAGCCGCGGCTCTCCAACACCAGCGTGTACCTGGCCGCCGTTCTCAACCTCACCGCCCCCACGGACTTCGTGCTGGGCGACGGGAGCCGCGGCCAGGGCCGGCACAACGCTGCCCTGCGCCCGGGCCGGGACTACACGGCCCTTCTGCGCCTCGGCCGCCTCAGCCCGCAG GCAGAGAAGTTCACCTGTGTCTGCTACAGCTTCTCTGTTG TTGCAGAACAGACTGTGGGCCAGTGGCATGGGATTGTGATTGGACTGGTTGTGCTGTTGGCTGTCCTCCTTGTGGCTGCAGTCATCCTGTGGCTTGTGCTCTCCAG GAAAAGGAAGTACTTGCCCAACAAAACTAAGGAGGATAATTAA